In the Clarias gariepinus isolate MV-2021 ecotype Netherlands chromosome 10, CGAR_prim_01v2, whole genome shotgun sequence genome, AAATAGTATTTTGTTGCGATCTGAATCACAGGTCGACTGGCAATTCTGTTTGCCTTTTTGATCTTTGTGATTTTTAATTCTATTCAACAGCACAAATTCTTATTCTCTTATTTGTCTCTACGTGTATATTTCCTACAGGttgtaataaaagtaataaaatctattaaaaatacCCAATAAACACTGCAATCCTGTGTATCCTGAGTTGctgattattgtttaaatgttatgatcaattttttttttcctcccaaacTTCTGTTCCACATTCCTGTCCAGTGGAACGCCGGTAATACAGCAACcgcaaataataaaatattttaaaaaagaaaaaccaaaaCTCAAGTATTAtcagaattcaattcaattcaaaaactTTATTCATCCTCATGGGGTGATTGAAGGTACGCAGAGTAGTTAAAGTGCAAAATGgtattcaaaataaataatagtaagtcAGTgccaatacaaaataaaatagcataaataaaatacaactgtTAATGTAAtgataaagaagaaaaagatggaagcaggttttattttctgcaaaagctgtaatatatttgtaattagTTTTGGCCGTTTAACATTTGTAAGTTTAACTAAGTAACTTAAAAAGTGTGAATCAGAAACTCACCTGTGGATTTAGTCAATACAATCACCcaataaaaaatcaattaaactgCATATCTGATTAAATCACACAGCTCTGGTATACCATATAGTatgacaaacagacagactagctataaaaaaaaaaaattaaaaattgatCGGTTTCGGTTTTAGAATCGGTTTCAAAATTTAATAAGTTGATTTTCTGGTTTCAGTAGCAATATAAATTCTATAAACATTCCACCACTCCTTTTTTAAATACCTCAAATAGATGAATAGCCTGAAAACATGTCGCAACCACATGGTCAGGCCacagaaatcataaaaaaaatgttgtttactCTTTCACTAGGGGGCAATATAGAGCAAAAGAATCTCAGCTACTGTCAAAACATGCTAACGTATAATGCTTCATTAACATGCTAAGCCTTTAATGCTGTAAATGTGACTTTCTTCCTAAAAAGTAATTTAAGGATTTGACAGCAACTGGAGCGAACACTTGGGCTAAAAATTAATCCTCTCACCTCAATGTTCTGGGTAATTTTGGGAAGATTCATAAAATGTAATCGGAATTAGTTCAAGTTAAATATTGATAAATTAACccaaataaaaagaatatgCGATGTGTAGCtctacaaaacttttttttaaatccagacCACCTGATATTAAACTAATGACAAAAGAAATAACCTGCTTTAAGAACGTAGCTCGTTACCCACACTTGCCCCAAGTCAATTAAATGCCTGTTACTCACACGACTGATACGATGTCCCCGCGCCGCACCTCATAGTTTCTCACACTCCAGCGGTTCAGAAGGACGACATCAGATGACGAGGATCCCTCGGGGTTCAACGAAGGCTGAcagatagattaaaaaaaacaaacaaacatgtttttCAGCACATACCCTCAACAAGTGACATGAGCAGTGAGCCAGGACCCAGAACACAAGGTTAGAGACGCCTCTAGCTCTCATCTGTTTGcatcttttttcccccattgcggtcaaatgaccgctactcggcgcttctagtgtaaAAAATTCCGTATGACCTATTTTCAAAACTTAAAAAAGCAGTAATTTCAGAATCTGCCTGTGAAATAATCACAAAGTAAATATCGATAAGCCTTGTTCTGCTTCCTCTCTCCAAACCAGGTttaattggcaaaaaaaaaatgcagaattgAGTAGATCAATTTGGAACGGGTGGTAGCTCAATTCTGGGaaatgcactttacctttaaaaaaaaaaagtttatgcacacacatacacattaacggaaagactgttttatcataataattagctaggaacattgctaatgacactcgcggGAGTGCAAACTaaaggaatcactgctgtaaagaaaaaagaaaaaaaaatgaacctgcacattttacctttgaaaagaatcgcgtcAGAGCACTGTTTCTATGTAGGGCAGAAAGTGTGCGTTTGGGTAGCTGAGAGGAGGGGGGTAGGAGAGGGGCtgaaagagagtgtgtgcgtgttggtgtgtgtgaaggagcaTGGTGTTAAATTACGCGCATGCACACCTAACGACTAACTAGAGAGAAGGacagaaaaaatggatctttaccctctaatgagacttactTTTGCCtaatacacgcgcacacacgtgtgttataagaaacagaacATGTGCTGTgtacacacgcttacaaacacaaaataaaatatgttttacgcgcacacacatggtcacagtgttatagtaaacagtacacgcatgcacagatgttgattataccagtaagggacgagcactaagacccagcaggggagataatTACCtgcaattccgcagcacaagagagagaaaaaacattggctcagttgtgatcacgtgacgtcaaaacaagaagcgcatgcgtgatacatgatacaagacttgctcgtttttcaagtcaaaatttatttaaaatctgtgagtgcggaacacttgcaaactgtgttactcgcaatccgaggttccactgtaggttttttttttattattaacctaAAGTACCATAAAATACTGTAAGTGGGTCCACCTTGCAAATCACAGCTTTTATTAACGAATACACTGCCCAGGCAAAAAAAAGTTACCACTTCagtagggtcaaattattgcccTGTAACAAGCACTGAAATCAGTTAATGAGTTAATGATtgaaactgggttaagaactttTCGACACATTATCAAATCCTGAAAGGACTGTGCTAAACCTTCGACTTCCTGGAAGAAGTggtcataaaaattaaaattaaatcatgaaCAGAGATCGCTTAAACGCTTAGTGAAGACAAAAACTGACAGTAGCAATCACAGCTGTGTCTAATAGTAAAAAAGAAGACAAGAAGtcactaaacagctgtgtggccataaaaaaaaacacttgctaGCGAGACTAATCATGAAAAGGTTTCACTTTGCaaaggagcataaagattggactttgaagcagtggaaaaaagtcatgtggtctgacgGGTCCATATTCTAGAGtcatgtgtgtgtcagggtaagaggGGAAGAGCATAAAGTGATGCAACCATCATGCAGTGTGTCCACTGTACTAGCCTCAGGAGGCAGTTTTGTAATTTAGGGTCGCTTCAGATGGTCAAAGATGGGCTCAGCAAAGATATCtatatgaaaaaagaaagtttttgtcTGTACGTTGGTCAGAGCCTGTTCTTTAAATGATATCCTTACGTTTCATACACCGGAGGACCTAAAAATCAGTCGTAGAAAAagttctgtctgtatgtctgcccagccagattttgtcatgCAAAACTAACATGGTGAAGTTAAACATGCGCCAAAATGATTGAGTAGAAGGGAAGTTGAGTTAGTTATGTGATAAATTATAAATCCCCAAGTTTTGACCATTTGCATCAAACAGCGTGCACGCCTTAAATTgaccgctggacagaatttaatgaaactttggcagtacttggatatctgcctgaagttaaacctgtttCATAATTAAAATCAACATTTTGAGTAAGAGCGATGATATGGACAGTTATGggccggatttaataatctactttgaaATAAGCTAGTAAACAATCTTATTAAAACCTGCACCAAtcgatattaattagaaaaactaaactgaatatttctactaaaattagttcatatttttacagctgaaataacagcgctgaattGGTATAAGGGAATTTTAATGCACTGGAGTTGTTTTAAGATAAACCTTaatctttatctttatttgaCCTGAGATAGTGGTTCTAAGAgtataaggaatcattttcgaACATGAACTGACTTatcaaaactaaaaacagtcaATGAAACTTTAAAgtgtatgactttttttttttggccagacactGTGTGTAcatgacttttttattattagaggCAAACTTTTAAAACCCAGCTCCAAAGATGATAAAcgctgtgcaaaaaaagctACATAGTTATTTAAAAGCTTGTGCCCTTAAAAAACCCTGACTGCCATGTGAAAACAGGAACGTCCCCTGGTGTTACATCTTTGACGTTTTACCGAAATCCAAATTCTCACATGGTGCATGCTAATGaaagcgtttaaaaaaaaaaaaaaaaaaaaaaaaaagaatagcgtGCTTTTCTCTTTGTGGCAGTTTATGAAACAACTTGGGTGTGACGACAGACTCTCGAGCATGAGAGTGCACTGATATGACACGCAGGCATCCGGCGCATCATTAAGCCAGATCTCTGCGAGTCATTTCACGCTTGCTGGGTAATTGACAGAATAACTCttatctgccttttttttttttttttttaaataaataacctgaCGAGAGCTTGTGGCTGAGGAATTTATCTCTGTCACAGATGGTTGCTCTGTCATTTTTATTCAGACATTTCCTCTTATTCTGAACTAGTGTCAGCTTTCAACAATGTCCAAgagttcatttaaaataaataaaaataaataaataaataaaaatactgactGGCTGAACAGGCATGGGAACAGccattcataaataaaatgttagagAAGGATGTGTGGCGCCACAGATGAAGAAGCAAAGGGGAATTTGAACAGGTGGAAGGCAAAACCATCTGCCATACTGCTCATCTGCTCAACAAACAACCAAATTAAAGTCTACTTACTGAACAATTAAACTACAGCCAATGATTATTCTTCTTGTAGCTAAAGTACTGTAGGTCGATAACTCACCTGCATGGACGCGCCTTCCACACGCGCAACGTACGCCAGGCGATCCAACACCGTCACTGTGACAGGAATGGCCACAAAGAATCCGCTCATGAAGGATTTCAAATATTTC is a window encoding:
- the immp2l gene encoding mitochondrial inner membrane protease subunit 2 isoform X2 is translated as MAQTAGLGRKYLKSFMSGFFVAIPVTVTVLDRLAYVARVEGASMQPSLNPEGSSSSDVVLLNRWSVRNYEVRRGDIVSVV